In Vigna unguiculata cultivar IT97K-499-35 chromosome 3, ASM411807v1, whole genome shotgun sequence, a single genomic region encodes these proteins:
- the LOC114178889 gene encoding C2 and GRAM domain-containing protein At1g03370-like isoform X2 produces the protein MHCISLLKGFSGSRSAERKKLTFLPKDCWYKNKMKLVVRVIEAKNLALTDANGLNDLYVRLQLGKQKFKTKVVKSLNPMWDEQFTFWVDDLKDSLIVSVMDEDKFFNYDYVGRLKVPISLVFEEEIKSLGTAWYSLKSKNKKCKNKPFGEIHLSIFISQNGSGESNDIGDQLVPPRKCPDAMTNSPSLSSASFSNLSSPVREETASSSSKEDKTCLHQKSFAGRIAQIFNKGTDVASMSPSRSIDSDQSEIGKVEVGGEIKIEEDQPPVETFEEIMKKIQSADQGSEIPTNLSGGVLIDQLYIVAPGDLNTLLFSPDSTFPKTLAEIQGTTELQVGPWKIENCGETPKRSLSYLKAPTKLIKAVKGYEDQTYLKADGKNFAVFCIVSTPDVMYGSTFKVELLYVITTGPELPSGEQCSRLVISWRMNFVQSTMMKGMIESGARQGMRESFDQYAILLCQTVKAVVSKDLGSSKEQALATLRPEPQSDWRLALQYLANFQVFLVFLMVMSVFAHMWLASPRLIHGLEFVWLDLPDSIGEFVVCVILVLQGEKVIGLISRFVQARARKGSDHGIKANGEGWMLTVAIIEGSNLATAESKAFCDPYVVFTCNGKTRTSSIKFKKSSPLWNEIFEFDAMDDPPSVLDVDVYDFDGPFDEVTSLGHVEINFLKTNISDLADIWVSLEGKLAQASQSKLHLRIFLNNTRRGDVVKHYISKMEKEVGKKINLRSPQTNSAFQKLFGLPPEEFLINDFTCHLKRKMPLQGRLFVSARIIGFHANLFGHKTKFFLLWEDIEDIQVIPPTFSSMGSPIIVVTLWPGRGVDAKHGAKTQDEDGRLKFRFQSFVSFNVANRTIMALWKARSLSPEQKVQLVEEESETKSLRNDENGSFIGLGDVSMSEAHSGALSVPFSDGAI, from the exons ATGCACTGCATTTCCCTTTTGAAAGGATTTTCTGGGTCGCGGTCTGCTGAAAGAAAAAAGTTGACTTTTTTGCCCAAAGATTGTTGGTATAAGAACAAAATGAAACTCGTGGTTCGTGTGATTGAGGCAAAAAACTTGGCATTGACGGATGCCAATGGGTTGAATGATCTGTACGTGCGGTTACAGTTGGGGAAACAGAAGTTCAAGACCAAAGTGGTGAAAAGTTTGAACCCAATGTGGGATGAACAATTTACATTTTGGGTCGACGACCTTAAAGATTCGCTTATTGTCTCTGTGATGGATGAGGACAAGTTCTTTAATTATGACTACGTGGGACGGCTTAAGGTGCCTATCtcacttgtttttgaagagGAAATTAAATCCCTTGGCACTGCTTGGTATTCATTGAAATCCAAAAACAAGAAGTGCAAGAACAAGCCATTTG GTGAGATTCATTTGAGTATATTCATTTCCCAAAATGGATCTGGGGAGTCTAATGACATCGGTGATCAGTTGGTACCTCCAAGAAAATGTCCTGATGCAATGACCAATTCTCCTTCATTGTCTTCTGCCAGCTTTTCAAACTTGTCTTCTCCTGTAAGGGAAGAAACCGCATCTTCCAGTTCTAAGGAGGACAAAACTTGTCTGCATCAAAAATCGTTTGCTGGCCGAATTGCTCAAATTTTTAACAAAGGCACTGATGTGGCTTCAATGTCACCCAGCAGAAGTATTGACTCAGACCAATCCGAAATAGGCAAAGTTGAAGTTGGTGGTGAAATCAAGATTGAAGAGGATCAACCCCCAGTTGAGACTTTCgaagaaattatgaaaaaaatacagTCTGCAGATCAAGGAAGTGAAATTCCTACCAATTTATCAGGAGGAGTTCTTATTGATCAATTATACATAGTTGCACCAGGAGACTTGAATACATTACTATTTTCACCTGATTCTACTTTTCCCAAGACACTGGCAGAGATACAGGGTACTACAGAACTGCAAGTTGGTCCTTGGAAGATTGAGAATTGTGGGGAGACCCCAAAAAGATCGCTTTCTTACCTAAAGGCACCCACTAAATTAATCAAGGCTGTGAAAGGCTACGAGGACCAGACATATTTAAAGGCTGATGGGAAGAACTTTGCCGTTTTCTGCATTGTCAGCACTCCAGATGTTATGTACGGAAGCACCTTTAAGGTAGAATTACTTTATGTAATCACAACTGGACCGGAGTTGCCATCAGGGGAACAGTGTTCACGTCTGGTGATATCTTGGCGAATGAACTTTGTACAGAGCACCATGATGAAAGGAATGATAGAAAGCGGAGCTCGGCAAGGTATGAGGGAAAGCTTTGATCAGTATGCTATTTTGTTATGTCAGACTGTAAAGGCTGTTGTCTCAAAGGACCTTGGTTCTAGTAAGGAACAGGCTTTGGCAACATTACGACCAGAACCTCAGTCAGACTGGAGGCTGGCACTGCAGTATTTAGCTAACTTCCAAGTCTTCTTAGTATTCTTAATGGTCATGTCCGTGTTTGCGCATATGTGGCTGGCATCTCCTAGGCTAATTCATGGGCTTGAATTTGTTTGGCTTGACCTACCAGATTCTATTGGGGAATTTGTTGTATGTGTTATCTTGGTTCTTCAAGGTGAAAAAGTAATCGGTCTAATCTCACGCTTCGTGCAAGCCAGAGCACGAAAGG GTAGTGATCATGGCATTAAAGCAAATGGAGAAGGATGGATGCTAACTGTGGCCATAATAGAAGGAAGCAATTTAGCTACTGCTGAATCCAAGGCATTTTGTGATCCATATGTGGTGTTTACTTGCAACGGAAAAACAAGAACCAGCTCAATCAAGTTCAAGAAATCTAGTCCTTTATGGAATG aaatatttgaatttgatgCAATGGATGATCCTCCTTCCGTGCTGGATGTGGATGTTTATGATTTTGATGGACCTTTTGATGAAGTTACATCTCTAGGACATGTTGAAAtcaattttcttaaaacaaaCATCTCAGATCTTGCTGATATATGGGTTTCCCTTGAAGGAAAGTTGGCTCAGGCAAGTCAGTCTAAATTGCACTTAAGAATTTTCTTGAACAACACTAGACGCGGGGATGTTGTAAAACACTATATAAGTAAAATGGAGAAAGAGGTGGGGAAGAAG ATTAATTTGCGGTCTCCTCAAACAAATTCAGCCTTTCAGAAACTCTTTGGGCTTCCACCTGAGGAATTTCTCATCAATGACTTCACCtgtcatttgaaaagaaaaatgccCCTACAG GGTCGACTGTTTGTTTCAGCAAGAATAATTGGTTTCCATGCAAATTTGTTTGGACACAAGACAAAATTCTTCTTGCTCTGGGAGGACATTGAAGACATTCAGGTTATTCCTCCTACATTTTCATCGATGGGAAGTCCAATAATTGTCGTAACTCTTTGGCCAGGAAGAGGTGTGGATGCAAAGCATGGTGCAAAAACACAAGATGAAGATGGCAGACTGAAGTTCCGGTTCCAATCCTTTGTGTCTTTCAATGTTGCAAACAG
- the LOC114178889 gene encoding C2 and GRAM domain-containing protein At1g03370-like isoform X3, with amino-acid sequence MHCISLLKGFSGSRSAERKKLTFLPKDCWYKNKMKLVVRVIEAKNLALTDANGLNDLYVRLQLGKQKFKTKVVKSLNPMWDEQFTFWVDDLKDSLIVSVMDEDKFFNYDYVGRLKVPISLVFEEEIKSLGTAWYSLKSKNKKCKNKPFGEIHLSIFISQNGSGESNDIGDQLVPPRKCPDAMTNSPSLSSASFSNLSSPVREETASSSSKEDKTCLHQKSFAGRIAQIFNKGTDVASMSPSRSIDSDQSEIGKVEVGGEIKIEEDQPPVETFEEIMKKIQSADQGSEIPTNLSGGVLIDQLYIVAPGDLNTLLFSPDSTFPKTLAEIQGTTELQVGPWKIENCGETPKRSLSYLKAPTKLIKAVKGYEDQTYLKADGKNFAVFCIVSTPDVMYGSTFKVELLYVITTGPELPSGEQCSRLVISWRMNFVQSTMMKGMIESGARQGMRESFDQYAILLCQTVKAVVSKDLGSSKEQALATLRPEPQSDWRLALQYLANFQVFLVFLMVMSVFAHMWLASPRLIHGLEFVWLDLPDSIGEFVVCVILVLQGEKVIGLISRFVQARARKGSDHGIKANGEGWMLTVAIIEGSNLATAESKAFCDPYVVFTCNGKTRTSSIKFKKSSPLWNEIFEFDAMDDPPSVLDVDVYDFDGPFDEVTSLGHVEINFLKTNISDLADIWVSLEGKLAQASQSKLHLRIFLNNTRRGDVVKHYISKMEKEVGKKINLRSPQTNSAFQKLFGLPPEEFLINDFTCHLKRKMPLQGRLFVSARIIGFHANLFGHKTKFFLLWEDIEDIQVIPPTFSSMGSPIIVVTLWPGRGVDAKHGAKTQDEDGRLKFRFQSFVSFNVANRTIMALWKARSLSPEQKVQLVEEESETKSLRNDENGSFIGLGDVSMSEAHSGALSVPFLIF; translated from the exons ATGCACTGCATTTCCCTTTTGAAAGGATTTTCTGGGTCGCGGTCTGCTGAAAGAAAAAAGTTGACTTTTTTGCCCAAAGATTGTTGGTATAAGAACAAAATGAAACTCGTGGTTCGTGTGATTGAGGCAAAAAACTTGGCATTGACGGATGCCAATGGGTTGAATGATCTGTACGTGCGGTTACAGTTGGGGAAACAGAAGTTCAAGACCAAAGTGGTGAAAAGTTTGAACCCAATGTGGGATGAACAATTTACATTTTGGGTCGACGACCTTAAAGATTCGCTTATTGTCTCTGTGATGGATGAGGACAAGTTCTTTAATTATGACTACGTGGGACGGCTTAAGGTGCCTATCtcacttgtttttgaagagGAAATTAAATCCCTTGGCACTGCTTGGTATTCATTGAAATCCAAAAACAAGAAGTGCAAGAACAAGCCATTTG GTGAGATTCATTTGAGTATATTCATTTCCCAAAATGGATCTGGGGAGTCTAATGACATCGGTGATCAGTTGGTACCTCCAAGAAAATGTCCTGATGCAATGACCAATTCTCCTTCATTGTCTTCTGCCAGCTTTTCAAACTTGTCTTCTCCTGTAAGGGAAGAAACCGCATCTTCCAGTTCTAAGGAGGACAAAACTTGTCTGCATCAAAAATCGTTTGCTGGCCGAATTGCTCAAATTTTTAACAAAGGCACTGATGTGGCTTCAATGTCACCCAGCAGAAGTATTGACTCAGACCAATCCGAAATAGGCAAAGTTGAAGTTGGTGGTGAAATCAAGATTGAAGAGGATCAACCCCCAGTTGAGACTTTCgaagaaattatgaaaaaaatacagTCTGCAGATCAAGGAAGTGAAATTCCTACCAATTTATCAGGAGGAGTTCTTATTGATCAATTATACATAGTTGCACCAGGAGACTTGAATACATTACTATTTTCACCTGATTCTACTTTTCCCAAGACACTGGCAGAGATACAGGGTACTACAGAACTGCAAGTTGGTCCTTGGAAGATTGAGAATTGTGGGGAGACCCCAAAAAGATCGCTTTCTTACCTAAAGGCACCCACTAAATTAATCAAGGCTGTGAAAGGCTACGAGGACCAGACATATTTAAAGGCTGATGGGAAGAACTTTGCCGTTTTCTGCATTGTCAGCACTCCAGATGTTATGTACGGAAGCACCTTTAAGGTAGAATTACTTTATGTAATCACAACTGGACCGGAGTTGCCATCAGGGGAACAGTGTTCACGTCTGGTGATATCTTGGCGAATGAACTTTGTACAGAGCACCATGATGAAAGGAATGATAGAAAGCGGAGCTCGGCAAGGTATGAGGGAAAGCTTTGATCAGTATGCTATTTTGTTATGTCAGACTGTAAAGGCTGTTGTCTCAAAGGACCTTGGTTCTAGTAAGGAACAGGCTTTGGCAACATTACGACCAGAACCTCAGTCAGACTGGAGGCTGGCACTGCAGTATTTAGCTAACTTCCAAGTCTTCTTAGTATTCTTAATGGTCATGTCCGTGTTTGCGCATATGTGGCTGGCATCTCCTAGGCTAATTCATGGGCTTGAATTTGTTTGGCTTGACCTACCAGATTCTATTGGGGAATTTGTTGTATGTGTTATCTTGGTTCTTCAAGGTGAAAAAGTAATCGGTCTAATCTCACGCTTCGTGCAAGCCAGAGCACGAAAGG GTAGTGATCATGGCATTAAAGCAAATGGAGAAGGATGGATGCTAACTGTGGCCATAATAGAAGGAAGCAATTTAGCTACTGCTGAATCCAAGGCATTTTGTGATCCATATGTGGTGTTTACTTGCAACGGAAAAACAAGAACCAGCTCAATCAAGTTCAAGAAATCTAGTCCTTTATGGAATG aaatatttgaatttgatgCAATGGATGATCCTCCTTCCGTGCTGGATGTGGATGTTTATGATTTTGATGGACCTTTTGATGAAGTTACATCTCTAGGACATGTTGAAAtcaattttcttaaaacaaaCATCTCAGATCTTGCTGATATATGGGTTTCCCTTGAAGGAAAGTTGGCTCAGGCAAGTCAGTCTAAATTGCACTTAAGAATTTTCTTGAACAACACTAGACGCGGGGATGTTGTAAAACACTATATAAGTAAAATGGAGAAAGAGGTGGGGAAGAAG ATTAATTTGCGGTCTCCTCAAACAAATTCAGCCTTTCAGAAACTCTTTGGGCTTCCACCTGAGGAATTTCTCATCAATGACTTCACCtgtcatttgaaaagaaaaatgccCCTACAG GGTCGACTGTTTGTTTCAGCAAGAATAATTGGTTTCCATGCAAATTTGTTTGGACACAAGACAAAATTCTTCTTGCTCTGGGAGGACATTGAAGACATTCAGGTTATTCCTCCTACATTTTCATCGATGGGAAGTCCAATAATTGTCGTAACTCTTTGGCCAGGAAGAGGTGTGGATGCAAAGCATGGTGCAAAAACACAAGATGAAGATGGCAGACTGAAGTTCCGGTTCCAATCCTTTGTGTCTTTCAATGTTGCAAACAG
- the LOC114178889 gene encoding C2 and GRAM domain-containing protein At1g03370-like isoform X4 — MHCISLLKGFSGSRSAERKKLTFLPKDCWYKNKMKLVVRVIEAKNLALTDANGLNDLYVRLQLGKQKFKTKVVKSLNPMWDEQFTFWVDDLKDSLIVSVMDEDKFFNYDYVGRLKVPISLVFEEEIKSLGTAWYSLKSKNKKCKNKPFGEIHLSIFISQNGSGESNDIGDQLVPPRKCPDAMTNSPSLSSASFSNLSSPVREETASSSSKEDKTCLHQKSFAGRIAQIFNKGTDVASMSPSRSIDSDQSEIGKVEVGGEIKIEEDQPPVETFEEIMKKIQSADQGSEIPTNLSGGVLIDQLYIVAPGDLNTLLFSPDSTFPKTLAEIQGTTELQVGPWKIENCGETPKRSLSYLKAPTKLIKAVKGYEDQTYLKADGKNFAVFCIVSTPDVMYGSTFKVELLYVITTGPELPSGEQCSRLVISWRMNFVQSTMMKGMIESGARQGMRESFDQYAILLCQTVKAVVSKDLGSSKEQALATLRPEPQSDWRLALQYLANFQVFLVFLMVMSVFAHMWLASPRLIHGLEFVWLDLPDSIGEFVVCVILVLQGEKVIGLISRFVQARARKGSDHGIKANGEGWMLTVAIIEGSNLATAESKAFCDPYVVFTCNGKTRTSSIKFKKSSPLWNEIFEFDAMDDPPSVLDVDVYDFDGPFDEVTSLGHVEINFLKTNISDLADIWVSLEGKLAQASQSKLHLRIFLNNTRRGDVVKHYISKMEKEVGKKINLRSPQTNSAFQKLFGLPPEEFLINDFTCHLKRKMPLQGRLFVSARIIGFHANLFGHKTKFFLLWEDIEDIQVIPPTFSSMGSPIIVVTLWPGRGVDAKHGAKTQDEDGRLKFRFQSFVSFNVANRTIMALWKARSLSPEQKVQLVEEESETKSLRNDENGSFIGLGDVSMSEAHSGQFSDGAI, encoded by the exons ATGCACTGCATTTCCCTTTTGAAAGGATTTTCTGGGTCGCGGTCTGCTGAAAGAAAAAAGTTGACTTTTTTGCCCAAAGATTGTTGGTATAAGAACAAAATGAAACTCGTGGTTCGTGTGATTGAGGCAAAAAACTTGGCATTGACGGATGCCAATGGGTTGAATGATCTGTACGTGCGGTTACAGTTGGGGAAACAGAAGTTCAAGACCAAAGTGGTGAAAAGTTTGAACCCAATGTGGGATGAACAATTTACATTTTGGGTCGACGACCTTAAAGATTCGCTTATTGTCTCTGTGATGGATGAGGACAAGTTCTTTAATTATGACTACGTGGGACGGCTTAAGGTGCCTATCtcacttgtttttgaagagGAAATTAAATCCCTTGGCACTGCTTGGTATTCATTGAAATCCAAAAACAAGAAGTGCAAGAACAAGCCATTTG GTGAGATTCATTTGAGTATATTCATTTCCCAAAATGGATCTGGGGAGTCTAATGACATCGGTGATCAGTTGGTACCTCCAAGAAAATGTCCTGATGCAATGACCAATTCTCCTTCATTGTCTTCTGCCAGCTTTTCAAACTTGTCTTCTCCTGTAAGGGAAGAAACCGCATCTTCCAGTTCTAAGGAGGACAAAACTTGTCTGCATCAAAAATCGTTTGCTGGCCGAATTGCTCAAATTTTTAACAAAGGCACTGATGTGGCTTCAATGTCACCCAGCAGAAGTATTGACTCAGACCAATCCGAAATAGGCAAAGTTGAAGTTGGTGGTGAAATCAAGATTGAAGAGGATCAACCCCCAGTTGAGACTTTCgaagaaattatgaaaaaaatacagTCTGCAGATCAAGGAAGTGAAATTCCTACCAATTTATCAGGAGGAGTTCTTATTGATCAATTATACATAGTTGCACCAGGAGACTTGAATACATTACTATTTTCACCTGATTCTACTTTTCCCAAGACACTGGCAGAGATACAGGGTACTACAGAACTGCAAGTTGGTCCTTGGAAGATTGAGAATTGTGGGGAGACCCCAAAAAGATCGCTTTCTTACCTAAAGGCACCCACTAAATTAATCAAGGCTGTGAAAGGCTACGAGGACCAGACATATTTAAAGGCTGATGGGAAGAACTTTGCCGTTTTCTGCATTGTCAGCACTCCAGATGTTATGTACGGAAGCACCTTTAAGGTAGAATTACTTTATGTAATCACAACTGGACCGGAGTTGCCATCAGGGGAACAGTGTTCACGTCTGGTGATATCTTGGCGAATGAACTTTGTACAGAGCACCATGATGAAAGGAATGATAGAAAGCGGAGCTCGGCAAGGTATGAGGGAAAGCTTTGATCAGTATGCTATTTTGTTATGTCAGACTGTAAAGGCTGTTGTCTCAAAGGACCTTGGTTCTAGTAAGGAACAGGCTTTGGCAACATTACGACCAGAACCTCAGTCAGACTGGAGGCTGGCACTGCAGTATTTAGCTAACTTCCAAGTCTTCTTAGTATTCTTAATGGTCATGTCCGTGTTTGCGCATATGTGGCTGGCATCTCCTAGGCTAATTCATGGGCTTGAATTTGTTTGGCTTGACCTACCAGATTCTATTGGGGAATTTGTTGTATGTGTTATCTTGGTTCTTCAAGGTGAAAAAGTAATCGGTCTAATCTCACGCTTCGTGCAAGCCAGAGCACGAAAGG GTAGTGATCATGGCATTAAAGCAAATGGAGAAGGATGGATGCTAACTGTGGCCATAATAGAAGGAAGCAATTTAGCTACTGCTGAATCCAAGGCATTTTGTGATCCATATGTGGTGTTTACTTGCAACGGAAAAACAAGAACCAGCTCAATCAAGTTCAAGAAATCTAGTCCTTTATGGAATG aaatatttgaatttgatgCAATGGATGATCCTCCTTCCGTGCTGGATGTGGATGTTTATGATTTTGATGGACCTTTTGATGAAGTTACATCTCTAGGACATGTTGAAAtcaattttcttaaaacaaaCATCTCAGATCTTGCTGATATATGGGTTTCCCTTGAAGGAAAGTTGGCTCAGGCAAGTCAGTCTAAATTGCACTTAAGAATTTTCTTGAACAACACTAGACGCGGGGATGTTGTAAAACACTATATAAGTAAAATGGAGAAAGAGGTGGGGAAGAAG ATTAATTTGCGGTCTCCTCAAACAAATTCAGCCTTTCAGAAACTCTTTGGGCTTCCACCTGAGGAATTTCTCATCAATGACTTCACCtgtcatttgaaaagaaaaatgccCCTACAG GGTCGACTGTTTGTTTCAGCAAGAATAATTGGTTTCCATGCAAATTTGTTTGGACACAAGACAAAATTCTTCTTGCTCTGGGAGGACATTGAAGACATTCAGGTTATTCCTCCTACATTTTCATCGATGGGAAGTCCAATAATTGTCGTAACTCTTTGGCCAGGAAGAGGTGTGGATGCAAAGCATGGTGCAAAAACACAAGATGAAGATGGCAGACTGAAGTTCCGGTTCCAATCCTTTGTGTCTTTCAATGTTGCAAACAG